One bacterium genomic region harbors:
- a CDS encoding TonB-dependent receptor has protein sequence MIHRFLIICVLAGGLTAQERLVTGIVLDAQTGLALAGATVMRPGSRIGAAADEHGRFAFRLPQSEVVLEARLLGYSAQSQTVPASDPSPSVTFHLQPTVLPLQSMLVTASRTREQPFDAGYANLQQQQIQERYSVQDIPALLSELPSTTFYSEGGNGLGYTYLNIRGFDQRRIAVMVNGVPQNDPEDHSVYWLDFPDLAANLENIQVQRGAGGLFGAASAIGGAVNLISSNFTQNRGISIYSGAGSYNTRKYSLSAGSGLMDNRYALYARLGKITSDGYRDNSWVDFNSYFLGVARFDKRMTTQINLYGGPVSDHLAYYGISRAEAADKKLRKRNPIQRKEEIENFSQPHYEIINEWQTGRWRFQNTLFYVTGEGFYDYDGSWAPYSYYRITPENGFQVNGDAESLYIPDALIHAYVSNQQAGWLPRASLQGDHGVLTVGAEWRRHRSLHYGSLKWGTELPAGVTPDYRYYEYRGAKNIASLFVNGVYRAADRLTCLADAVLIQQSYRLYDEKYLHTDFTKPYLFFNPKLGLSYLVRPDVKVYSTFARTSREPRLKNLYDAAEASTPASWGPVTPQFALAADSSYNVNDPLVKEETMFDWEVGAGLERSNLHLSVNAYYMIFLDEIVKSGRLDRFGQPVTGNAERTLHRGIELAGMWRPSPGWELSANSTLSHNRLVRHRRYTWAGVHVLDGNRIAGFPDVLANARLSYRAQRFSLSMAGRYVGAFYTSNLEDAQEQVPAFALLDFYGRWRVPVAAGVEAVELQLQVNNVLNKLYVAHGEGDAFFPAAERNVFLGLQVEL, from the coding sequence ATGATCCATCGTTTTCTGATAATTTGCGTTTTGGCCGGCGGGCTGACGGCGCAGGAGCGTCTCGTCACCGGCATTGTGCTGGATGCGCAGACCGGCCTCGCTCTAGCCGGCGCTACGGTGATGAGGCCGGGCAGCCGCATAGGCGCGGCAGCGGATGAACACGGCCGGTTCGCCTTTCGTCTTCCGCAGAGTGAGGTGGTGCTGGAAGCGCGGCTGTTGGGCTACAGCGCGCAATCGCAAACGGTCCCGGCATCCGACCCTTCTCCGAGCGTGACCTTTCACTTGCAACCCACGGTGCTGCCGCTGCAGAGCATGCTGGTCACAGCCAGCCGTACACGCGAACAGCCGTTTGACGCCGGTTATGCCAACCTGCAACAACAGCAGATACAGGAGCGCTATTCGGTGCAGGATATTCCCGCGCTGTTGTCCGAGTTGCCCTCCACCACATTTTATTCAGAGGGCGGCAATGGACTCGGTTATACCTATTTGAATATCCGCGGCTTTGACCAGCGGCGCATCGCGGTCATGGTCAACGGCGTGCCGCAGAACGACCCGGAGGATCATTCGGTCTACTGGCTGGATTTTCCCGACCTGGCGGCGAATTTGGAGAATATTCAGGTGCAGCGCGGCGCCGGCGGCCTGTTCGGCGCCGCCTCTGCCATCGGCGGCGCCGTCAATCTGATCAGCTCGAATTTCACTCAGAACCGGGGCATCTCGATCTACAGCGGCGCCGGCAGCTATAACACGCGCAAATACTCCTTGTCCGCCGGCTCCGGACTGATGGACAATCGTTACGCCCTCTATGCCCGGCTCGGCAAGATCACCAGCGACGGCTATCGCGACAACTCCTGGGTCGATTTCAACAGTTATTTTCTCGGCGTTGCTCGGTTTGATAAAAGAATGACCACCCAGATCAACCTGTACGGCGGACCGGTCTCCGATCATCTGGCTTATTACGGCATTTCGCGCGCGGAAGCGGCGGATAAAAAATTGCGCAAGCGCAATCCGATACAGCGCAAAGAGGAGATAGAGAATTTTTCCCAGCCCCATTACGAGATCATCAACGAATGGCAGACCGGCCGGTGGAGATTTCAAAATACGCTGTTCTATGTGACCGGCGAGGGATTTTATGATTATGATGGTTCCTGGGCGCCCTACAGTTATTATCGCATTACTCCGGAGAACGGATTTCAAGTCAACGGCGATGCGGAATCTTTATACATCCCCGACGCCCTGATCCACGCCTATGTCAGCAATCAACAGGCCGGCTGGCTGCCCCGGGCATCCCTGCAGGGCGATCACGGCGTGTTGACCGTGGGCGCGGAATGGCGCCGGCACCGCTCTCTGCACTACGGTTCGTTGAAATGGGGCACAGAGCTGCCGGCAGGCGTCACTCCGGATTACCGCTATTATGAATATCGCGGCGCAAAGAACATCGCCTCTTTGTTCGTCAATGGAGTGTACCGTGCCGCCGATCGGTTGACCTGCCTGGCGGATGCGGTTTTGATCCAGCAGAGCTATCGTTTGTACGACGAAAAATATCTGCACACCGATTTCACCAAGCCGTATCTTTTTTTCAATCCCAAGCTCGGCCTCAGTTATCTTGTAAGGCCCGATGTCAAAGTGTACTCTACCTTTGCCCGCACCTCCCGTGAACCGCGGCTGAAAAATCTCTATGATGCTGCGGAAGCGAGCACGCCGGCGAGCTGGGGACCGGTTACGCCGCAGTTCGCGCTGGCGGCGGACAGCAGCTACAACGTGAATGATCCGCTGGTCAAGGAGGAGACCATGTTCGACTGGGAGGTCGGCGCCGGCCTGGAGCGTTCGAATCTGCATCTCTCGGTCAACGCCTACTATATGATTTTCCTGGACGAGATCGTCAAGAGCGGACGGCTGGACCGTTTTGGTCAGCCGGTCACCGGCAATGCGGAAAGGACGCTGCATCGCGGCATCGAACTGGCCGGCATGTGGCGGCCGTCGCCCGGCTGGGAGCTCTCTGCCAACAGCACGCTCAGCCACAACCGGTTGGTGCGCCACCGCCGGTATACCTGGGCCGGCGTGCACGTGCTGGACGGCAACCGCATCGCCGGCTTTCCGGATGTGCTGGCCAACGCCCGATTGAGCTATCGCGCACAGCGGTTCAGTCTGTCCATGGCCGGTCGCTATGTGGGCGCCTTTTACACCAGCAATTT